From a region of the Agrobacterium tumefaciens genome:
- a CDS encoding CoA transferase, translated as MTRQITEKQPPLSGIRVIELARVLAGPWAGQMLADMGADVIKVENPEGGDDTRAWGPPFVESVDGDNLSAAYYHATNRGKRSIVADLKTEDGCELVRRLVKTADVVIENFKRGGLEKYGLDYDSLKAINPKLIYCSITGFGQTGPYADFAGYDYIVQGMSGFMSITGEPDGQPMKAGVAVADIFTGIYSVTAIQAALIHAMRTGEGQHIDMALLDVQSAVLANQNMNYLISGKAPVRLGNAHPNISPYEVVPTADGFLILAVGNDGQFRRLCKILGIGTIADDERYATNKARVAHKLDVRQIVSTETLKWMKRDLLTACETNAVPAGPINSIEEMFADPQVQARGLRVDLQAADGTTIPGVRTPIVLSETPLRYERPSPRLGEHQQDVLVELEEIEGRMSAQ; from the coding sequence ATGACCCGTCAGATCACCGAGAAACAACCGCCCCTTTCCGGCATCCGCGTTATCGAACTGGCCCGCGTTCTGGCCGGCCCATGGGCGGGGCAGATGCTGGCGGACATGGGTGCCGATGTCATCAAGGTCGAAAATCCCGAGGGCGGCGATGATACCCGCGCCTGGGGTCCGCCCTTTGTGGAGAGTGTCGATGGGGATAATCTGTCCGCCGCTTATTATCACGCCACCAACCGTGGCAAGCGTTCCATCGTCGCCGATCTCAAGACGGAGGACGGCTGCGAACTGGTGCGCCGCCTCGTCAAAACCGCCGATGTCGTCATCGAGAACTTCAAACGCGGCGGGCTGGAGAAATACGGCCTCGACTACGACAGTCTGAAGGCCATCAATCCCAAACTGATCTATTGCTCCATCACCGGCTTTGGGCAGACCGGCCCTTACGCGGATTTTGCCGGTTACGACTACATCGTCCAGGGCATGTCCGGTTTCATGTCGATCACCGGCGAACCCGACGGCCAGCCGATGAAGGCAGGCGTGGCGGTCGCCGACATCTTCACCGGCATCTATTCCGTCACCGCCATTCAGGCTGCACTCATCCATGCCATGCGCACCGGCGAAGGCCAGCACATCGACATGGCGCTTCTGGACGTGCAGTCAGCGGTCCTGGCCAACCAGAACATGAATTATCTGATTTCCGGCAAGGCACCGGTTCGGCTTGGCAATGCACATCCGAACATCTCGCCTTACGAGGTCGTCCCCACCGCCGATGGCTTTCTCATTCTCGCCGTTGGCAACGATGGACAATTCCGCCGCCTGTGCAAAATTCTCGGCATAGGCACGATCGCAGACGACGAGCGTTACGCGACCAATAAGGCCCGTGTGGCCCACAAGCTCGATGTCCGACAGATCGTGTCGACAGAAACACTGAAATGGATGAAACGTGACCTTCTGACGGCCTGCGAAACAAATGCCGTTCCGGCTGGTCCAATCAATTCGATTGAGGAAATGTTTGCCGATCCGCAGGTACAGGCCAGAGGTCTGCGCGTCGATCTGCAAGCGGCAGATGGCACCACCATTCCGGGGGTTCGTACACCGATCGTTTTGTCGGAAACGCCCCTGCGTTACGAACGGCCAAGCCCGCGTCTGGGAGAACATCAGCAGGACGTATTGGTCGAGTTGGAGGAGATCGAAGGGAGGATGTCGGCACAATGA
- a CDS encoding RidA family protein produces the protein MTIKRIEPGKRMSGAVVHGNTVYLAGQVGEGVSVTEQSKSALAEVDRLLALAGSDKSKVLQTIIYLSDMSTFAEMNAVWEGWIDPANPPARATSEAALATPDYKVEFIVTAAL, from the coding sequence ATGACCATCAAGCGCATCGAGCCGGGCAAGCGTATGAGCGGCGCCGTTGTTCACGGCAACACCGTTTACCTGGCCGGTCAGGTTGGTGAAGGTGTATCCGTCACCGAACAGAGCAAGTCTGCTCTTGCTGAAGTCGATCGCCTGCTGGCTCTGGCTGGTTCCGACAAGTCGAAGGTTCTTCAGACGATCATCTACCTCTCCGACATGTCGACTTTCGCTGAAATGAACGCTGTCTGGGAAGGCTGGATCGACCCGGCAAACCCGCCGGCACGTGCGACGAGCGAAGCAGCTCTCGCAACGCCTGACTACAAGGTTGAGTTCATCGTTACGGCTGCTCTCTAA
- a CDS encoding HugZ family protein, with amino-acid sequence MPDQVSPVITPRGAKIEASAGAPFEAVRVARDVLHTSRIAALATLDPVSGYPYTTATNVAIDPDGTPFFFAARLALHARNIEADPRISLTLAPFNKGDALTLPRLTLVGKAELIGEDDVPDAKARYIARYPKAKLYLSLPDTQLYRLRTEGVQINGGPARNASNITPDDLKTELSGAEELMAAAETEATRLNAIKGEASRLAVLAGAKTGRWSITTIDPDGINLASASDLARLWFDTRVETLNQFTKALSQPSN; translated from the coding sequence ATGCCGGATCAAGTCTCGCCTGTTATTACGCCCCGCGGCGCAAAAATCGAAGCCTCGGCTGGCGCACCGTTCGAGGCCGTGCGCGTTGCCCGCGATGTCCTGCACACATCCCGTATTGCAGCGCTTGCGACGCTGGACCCGGTCAGCGGATACCCCTACACAACGGCAACCAACGTTGCGATCGACCCGGATGGGACGCCGTTCTTTTTCGCAGCGCGACTGGCGTTGCACGCCCGCAATATAGAAGCCGATCCACGCATTTCCCTGACATTGGCACCCTTCAACAAGGGCGATGCGCTGACCTTGCCGAGACTGACTCTGGTGGGCAAAGCCGAACTGATTGGCGAAGACGATGTCCCTGACGCAAAGGCGCGTTACATCGCGCGTTATCCGAAGGCGAAACTCTATTTGTCGTTACCGGACACCCAGCTCTACCGGTTGCGAACCGAGGGTGTGCAGATCAATGGTGGCCCGGCCCGTAACGCGAGCAACATCACGCCCGATGACCTGAAGACGGAGCTCTCCGGTGCTGAAGAGCTGATGGCGGCAGCAGAGACGGAAGCCACGCGCCTGAACGCCATCAAGGGTGAAGCCTCTCGCCTCGCGGTTCTGGCAGGCGCCAAAACCGGCCGCTGGTCGATTACGACGATCGATCCCGACGGCATCAATCTTGCCTCTGCCAGCGACCTCGCCCGGCTCTGGTTCGACACGCGTGTGGAGACCCTGAACCAATTTACGAAGGCTTTAAGCCAGCCTTCGAATTGA
- a CDS encoding TIGR01244 family phosphatase yields the protein MDIRRIDDEYSVSGQISVADLDEIKAQGFKSIVCHRPDGEEEGQPLFADIAERAEQLGITIVHVPVGRFGVDADAVAGMVDALDELQRPMLGYCRSGARSTAIYEKTHHLRG from the coding sequence ATGGATATCAGACGTATCGACGACGAATATTCCGTAAGCGGCCAGATCAGCGTTGCCGACCTTGATGAGATCAAGGCGCAGGGCTTCAAGTCTATCGTTTGCCACCGCCCTGATGGCGAAGAAGAGGGCCAGCCGCTTTTTGCTGATATTGCTGAGCGCGCCGAACAGCTCGGCATCACTATCGTGCATGTGCCGGTCGGTCGTTTCGGTGTCGATGCCGATGCGGTTGCAGGCATGGTGGACGCGCTTGATGAGTTGCAGCGCCCCATGCTCGGTTACTGCCGTTCCGGCGCGCGCTCGACGGCGATCTACGAAAAGACCCATCATCTGCGCGGCTGA
- a CDS encoding DMT family transporter, producing the protein MTTPKSGGTSVPTGMLLMFLAVMISPIIDIFAKLAITTIHTVEISAARFIVQTLAMLPILFMRPGLLSFSWSGTGFHIVRGGILALSMVSFVATLEFMEVADAIAIFFVEPIILTIMSSILLKETIGWRRYTACAVGFFGAILVIQPSFTEVGYVALFPVVSAFCIAIFAILTRVRSRTEDPWSMQFQTGMWGFAFCALPILFSDALGMPGLSFVAPDPTTSLYLLGVGISASLSGILSVYAYRAAPASTLAPLQYLEIVSATIFGWLVFNHFPDPLKWLGIAIIVASGLYIIWRERRFASKPVSDVENQPLAP; encoded by the coding sequence ATGACGACGCCGAAATCAGGCGGAACGAGTGTCCCCACCGGCATGTTGCTGATGTTTCTGGCGGTGATGATTTCGCCGATCATCGACATTTTTGCCAAGCTCGCCATCACGACCATTCATACCGTCGAGATCAGTGCCGCACGCTTCATCGTTCAGACCTTGGCCATGTTGCCAATCCTCTTCATGCGCCCCGGCCTCCTGTCATTTTCGTGGAGTGGCACCGGTTTTCATATTGTGCGCGGCGGCATCCTCGCTTTGTCCATGGTCAGCTTTGTCGCAACGCTGGAATTCATGGAGGTCGCGGACGCCATCGCGATCTTCTTCGTAGAGCCGATCATCCTGACGATCATGAGCAGCATTCTGCTCAAGGAGACAATTGGCTGGCGCCGGTATACGGCCTGTGCCGTCGGTTTCTTCGGCGCAATCCTCGTGATCCAGCCGAGTTTTACCGAAGTCGGCTATGTTGCGCTCTTTCCCGTTGTCTCGGCTTTCTGCATTGCCATTTTTGCGATCCTGACACGGGTTCGTTCGCGAACCGAAGATCCGTGGAGCATGCAATTCCAGACAGGCATGTGGGGTTTTGCATTTTGCGCCCTACCCATCCTGTTCAGCGATGCACTGGGCATGCCCGGCCTATCCTTTGTCGCACCCGATCCGACGACGTCACTCTACCTGCTGGGTGTGGGCATTTCGGCAAGTCTCTCCGGCATTCTCAGCGTCTATGCCTATCGCGCCGCGCCCGCATCGACACTCGCGCCGCTGCAATATCTGGAAATCGTCTCGGCAACGATCTTTGGCTGGCTGGTGTTCAACCACTTCCCCGATCCGCTGAAATGGCTGGGCATCGCGATCATCGTCGCCTCCGGCCTCTATATCATCTGGAGGGAGCGTCGCTTCGCCTCCAAACCGGTTTCCGATGTCGAGAACCAACCGCTTGCACCATGA
- a CDS encoding metalloregulator ArsR/SmtB family transcription factor, translating into MDFGLDNLVDILKAAGEPTRFRLLALLSAGDLTVTDLTEILGQSQPRISRHLKLLAEEGLIERYQEGAWAYFRLMQDGQSAGLVRQLLAAASPSDAVLQRDSERLAAVKRVRAERAQDYFSRNASAWDELRRLHVSDEAVEGALVKLVGTTPIDSLLDLGTGTGRILQLLSGVYRRAIGVDASRDMLSVARANLDKAGVVNASVRHGDILNLPLEGQDFDLIVIHQVLHFLDQPEIALSEASRMLRPGGRLIIIDLAPHSFDYLRSEHAHVRLGFSHQLMDEWLKKAGLELDRTVDLKSEKASGDALDVTIWVARDQRLLIADDAAQETVLLAAGRA; encoded by the coding sequence TTGGATTTCGGGCTGGACAATCTGGTGGATATCTTGAAGGCGGCGGGAGAGCCAACGCGCTTTCGTTTGCTTGCGCTGCTTTCGGCTGGCGACCTGACTGTCACCGATCTTACCGAAATTCTCGGTCAATCGCAGCCTCGAATTTCCAGACATCTCAAGCTTCTTGCGGAAGAGGGGCTGATCGAGCGTTATCAGGAAGGTGCCTGGGCCTATTTTCGTTTGATGCAGGACGGTCAATCTGCCGGGCTGGTCCGCCAGCTTCTTGCCGCTGCATCGCCATCTGACGCCGTCCTGCAGCGCGACAGCGAACGACTGGCGGCTGTGAAGCGGGTTCGGGCCGAACGGGCACAGGACTATTTCAGCCGCAATGCGTCCGCCTGGGACGAACTGCGTCGCCTGCATGTCAGCGATGAGGCTGTCGAAGGTGCGCTCGTAAAGCTTGTCGGCACGACGCCAATCGATTCTTTGCTTGATCTCGGTACCGGAACTGGACGCATCCTTCAGCTTCTGAGCGGTGTTTACCGTCGGGCAATCGGAGTGGATGCGAGCCGCGACATGCTGTCCGTAGCGCGCGCCAATCTCGACAAGGCGGGTGTCGTCAACGCATCCGTTCGTCATGGCGACATTCTCAACCTGCCGCTGGAAGGGCAGGATTTCGACCTGATCGTCATTCACCAGGTGCTGCATTTCCTTGACCAGCCGGAAATTGCCCTTTCCGAAGCGTCGCGCATGCTGCGCCCCGGCGGACGTCTGATCATCATCGATCTGGCACCTCATTCTTTCGACTATCTGCGTAGCGAACATGCGCATGTCAGGCTCGGTTTCTCACACCAACTCATGGACGAATGGTTGAAGAAGGCCGGACTTGAACTGGATCGCACTGTCGATCTCAAATCTGAAAAAGCGTCCGGCGATGCGCTGGACGTGACCATCTGGGTTGCCCGCGACCAGCGTCTTCTGATTGCAGACGATGCGGCGCAAGAGACCGTTTTACTTGCCGCCGGGAGGGCATGA
- the metF gene encoding methylenetetrahydrofolate reductase [NAD(P)H], producing the protein MTRTNTAGRDGDIRLSFEFFPPKNPDMEAQLWETVAELQTWDPDFVSVTYGAGGSTKAPTLDAVRRMIGDNRLATAAHLTCVDASRDEVHQVIEEFTNAGVKHFVALRGDPSTGIGTAYTPHPEGYENAAALVKGLREIGDFEISVSAYPEKHPESASEAVDIDMLKRKADNGATRALTQFFFDNDLFERYMERVTAAGITIPVVPGIMPIQNLTQLKRFAGRCGTSVPSFLDDRFAGYDQDLEGRARVAGEVAAEQIADLQKRGIHEFHLYTMNRAPLVNAVLENLGMQRLRRSAA; encoded by the coding sequence ATGACCAGAACGAACACCGCAGGCCGCGACGGCGATATCCGGTTGTCTTTCGAATTTTTTCCGCCCAAGAACCCGGACATGGAAGCCCAGCTTTGGGAAACTGTGGCAGAGCTTCAGACCTGGGACCCAGACTTCGTTTCGGTCACCTATGGTGCCGGCGGATCAACCAAGGCGCCGACGCTGGATGCGGTGCGGCGGATGATTGGCGACAACCGCCTGGCCACGGCTGCGCATCTGACCTGCGTCGATGCAAGCCGCGATGAGGTACACCAGGTCATTGAAGAGTTCACGAATGCGGGCGTAAAGCATTTCGTGGCGCTGCGCGGCGACCCTTCTACCGGTATCGGCACGGCATACACACCCCATCCGGAAGGCTACGAGAACGCGGCAGCGTTGGTGAAAGGGCTTCGTGAGATCGGTGACTTCGAAATCTCGGTGTCGGCTTATCCCGAGAAGCATCCGGAGAGCGCCAGCGAGGCGGTCGACATCGATATGCTGAAGCGCAAAGCCGATAACGGTGCGACCCGCGCCCTGACCCAGTTCTTCTTCGATAACGACCTATTCGAGCGTTACATGGAGCGTGTGACCGCTGCCGGGATCACCATTCCGGTGGTGCCAGGTATCATGCCGATCCAGAACCTGACGCAGCTCAAGCGGTTTGCAGGACGTTGTGGGACGAGCGTCCCGTCATTCCTGGACGACCGCTTTGCCGGATACGACCAGGACCTGGAAGGCCGCGCCAGGGTGGCAGGAGAGGTTGCAGCCGAGCAGATTGCCGATCTGCAAAAGCGCGGTATCCATGAATTCCATCTTTACACGATGAACCGTGCGCCGCTCGTCAATGCTGTTCTCGAAAACCTCGGCATGCAGAGATTGCGTCGCAGCGCGGCTTGA
- a CDS encoding DUF4432 family protein encodes MREFQAGRSPRIFLDETSVLDIGSLFVGDTDIAPGRAIPDDGDPRIDHSLEGFLFTCGPDHIRHPEPIEGNSEGRKYPLHGSFSSHPAKIVAFEVTEGNALARAEVPVTLADGGTALLEREWRIDGQSGEVSLSDRVTNTSDEIRPVFHMYHMNVGARLFDDGVRLEGAMLENGGHSWRFGEEPGSVFCVSASQSGSDWAELTLGPIAAIGGRSLKVAFRTDTLPYLQMWRNQKSPANVLGIEPVSHRWVGRDDLRAAQEFNMLKPGENRTYGLRFSIL; translated from the coding sequence TTGCGCGAGTTTCAGGCCGGACGTTCGCCACGTATTTTCCTTGATGAAACATCCGTTCTCGATATCGGTTCGCTGTTCGTTGGCGATACCGACATTGCGCCGGGGCGCGCCATTCCCGATGACGGTGATCCCCGTATCGACCACTCGCTTGAAGGTTTTCTGTTTACCTGCGGTCCTGACCATATTCGCCATCCCGAACCGATCGAAGGTAATTCCGAAGGCCGGAAATATCCGTTGCATGGTTCCTTCTCCTCTCATCCTGCGAAGATCGTGGCATTCGAGGTTACGGAAGGAAATGCTTTGGCGCGGGCTGAGGTTCCCGTGACACTTGCCGATGGTGGGACGGCCCTGCTGGAGCGCGAGTGGCGGATAGATGGACAAAGCGGCGAAGTCAGCCTCTCAGACCGTGTCACCAATACCAGTGACGAAATACGGCCGGTCTTTCACATGTATCACATGAACGTCGGCGCGCGCCTGTTCGATGATGGCGTCAGGCTGGAAGGAGCCATGCTTGAAAATGGCGGCCACAGCTGGCGTTTTGGCGAGGAACCGGGCAGCGTATTTTGCGTATCTGCGAGCCAAAGCGGCTCGGACTGGGCCGAGTTGACGCTTGGACCAATCGCCGCGATTGGTGGACGGTCGCTCAAGGTGGCGTTTCGCACCGATACGTTGCCTTATCTGCAGATGTGGAGAAACCAGAAAAGCCCGGCGAATGTGCTTGGCATCGAGCCGGTATCGCATCGCTGGGTTGGGCGCGATGACCTGCGCGCCGCGCAAGAGTTCAACATGCTCAAGCCCGGTGAAAACCGCACCTATGGTTTGCGCTTTTCTATTCTCTGA
- the ettA gene encoding energy-dependent translational throttle protein EttA produces the protein MARQFIYHMSGLNKSYGAKKILENVNLSFYPDAKIGILGPNGAGKSTVLRIIAGQDKEFTGEAWLAEGATVGYLEQEPHLDPTKTAFENVMEGVADKQAVIDRYNELMMNYSDETADEGAKLQDIIDSQNLWDLEQQVEMAMEALRCPPKDSDVTVLSGGERRRIALCRLLLSQPDLLLLDEPTNHLDAETIAWLEKHLRDYPGAVMMITHDRYFLDNVTGWILELDRGRGIPYEGNYSAYLTAKAKRMQQEAREEAGRQKALSREQEWIASSPKARQAKSKARIKAYEQLVDAAENIRPGDAQIIIPVSERLGNVVVELEGINKGFEGRTLINDLSIKLPPGGIVGIIGPNGAGKSTLFKMITGQEKPDAGSIRIGDTVHLGYVDQSRDALDANKTVWEEISGGAEVIKLGKFDMNSRAYCGAFNFKGGDQQQKVGNLSGGQRNRVHLAKMLKAGGNVLLLDEPTNDLDTETLGALESALEAFAGCAIIISHDRMFLDRLATHILAFEGDGHVEWFEGNFEDYEEDKVRRLGPDALNPGSQAYKRLTR, from the coding sequence ATGGCACGTCAGTTCATCTATCACATGTCGGGACTGAACAAGTCCTATGGCGCGAAGAAGATTCTCGAAAACGTCAATCTGTCTTTCTACCCGGATGCCAAGATCGGTATCCTCGGCCCGAACGGTGCCGGTAAATCGACTGTTTTGCGCATCATCGCCGGCCAGGACAAGGAGTTCACCGGTGAAGCCTGGCTCGCCGAAGGCGCCACTGTTGGTTACCTCGAGCAGGAACCGCACCTGGACCCGACCAAGACCGCGTTCGAAAACGTCATGGAAGGCGTCGCCGACAAGCAGGCCGTCATCGATCGTTACAACGAACTGATGATGAACTATTCCGACGAGACGGCGGACGAGGGCGCAAAGCTTCAGGACATCATCGACAGCCAGAACCTCTGGGATCTGGAACAGCAGGTCGAAATGGCAATGGAAGCCCTGCGCTGCCCGCCAAAGGATTCGGACGTTACCGTGCTTTCCGGTGGTGAGCGTCGTCGTATCGCGCTCTGCCGTCTGCTTTTGTCGCAGCCGGACCTGCTGCTGCTTGACGAACCGACCAACCACCTTGACGCGGAAACCATCGCCTGGCTCGAAAAGCACCTGCGCGATTACCCCGGCGCCGTGATGATGATTACCCACGACCGCTACTTCCTCGACAACGTCACGGGCTGGATTCTCGAGCTCGACCGTGGTCGCGGCATTCCGTACGAAGGCAACTACTCTGCTTATCTGACGGCCAAGGCCAAGCGTATGCAGCAGGAAGCCCGCGAAGAAGCCGGTCGCCAGAAGGCGCTGTCGCGCGAGCAGGAATGGATTGCATCGAGCCCGAAGGCTCGTCAGGCCAAGTCGAAGGCCCGTATCAAGGCCTACGAACAGCTGGTTGATGCGGCTGAAAACATCCGCCCCGGCGACGCACAGATCATCATCCCCGTGTCCGAGCGTCTCGGCAACGTGGTGGTCGAGCTGGAAGGCATCAACAAGGGCTTTGAAGGCCGTACACTGATCAACGACCTGTCGATCAAGCTGCCGCCAGGCGGCATCGTCGGCATCATCGGCCCGAACGGTGCCGGTAAGTCGACGCTGTTCAAGATGATCACCGGTCAGGAAAAGCCGGATGCCGGTTCGATCCGCATCGGTGACACCGTGCACCTCGGTTACGTCGACCAGAGCCGCGACGCGCTGGATGCCAACAAGACCGTCTGGGAAGAGATTTCCGGTGGGGCCGAAGTCATCAAGCTCGGCAAGTTCGACATGAACTCCAGAGCCTATTGCGGTGCCTTCAACTTCAAGGGCGGCGACCAGCAGCAGAAGGTTGGCAATCTCTCGGGTGGTCAGCGTAACCGCGTTCACCTTGCCAAGATGCTGAAGGCCGGTGGCAACGTTCTGCTCCTCGACGAACCGACCAACGACCTTGATACGGAAACGCTGGGTGCTCTTGAAAGCGCGCTCGAAGCCTTCGCCGGTTGCGCCATCATCATCAGCCACGATCGCATGTTCCTCGACCGTCTGGCCACGCATATTCTGGCATTCGAAGGTGACGGCCATGTTGAATGGTTCGAAGGCAACTTCGAAGATTACGAGGAAGACAAGGTCCGTCGCCTTGGTCCGGATGCCCTGAACCCTGGCAGCCAGGCTTACAAGCGTCTGACGCGATAA
- a CDS encoding alpha/beta hydrolase, which produces MCQHETGPNMDEMEFSRIQRLDAPSGASIAYRHQPTALPQACGVLMICHGLVEHAGRYRHFADVMSKQGFEVYAHDHRGHGRTRASDAPLGRFAWKDGASKVIADVMTMRRMIGEKHPGLPVILFGHSMGGLIALNTAVSHPNAFDGLSIWNSNLNPGVMGRIAQVILRLEKMLKGSDVPSAVLPKATFRTWNAKMPEKRTHADWLSHDRAAVDAYVEDPLCQFEASVSLWQDVFELSYRGPKLMERLPKNLPVLLVSGDQDAATNNGREIEWLAERFRQAGFNRIDMTIYRGMRHETLNEIGWEAVAADFAAWCRKTISV; this is translated from the coding sequence ATGTGTCAGCACGAAACGGGGCCAAACATGGACGAGATGGAATTCAGCCGCATCCAGAGGCTCGATGCTCCCTCCGGTGCGTCCATCGCCTATCGTCACCAGCCAACCGCCTTGCCTCAAGCCTGCGGCGTGCTGATGATCTGCCACGGCCTTGTCGAACATGCGGGCCGGTACAGACATTTCGCAGACGTCATGTCGAAACAGGGATTCGAGGTCTACGCACATGACCATCGTGGTCACGGCCGTACCAGGGCATCAGACGCCCCGCTGGGCCGCTTCGCCTGGAAGGATGGCGCCAGCAAGGTCATCGCCGATGTGATGACCATGCGCCGAATGATTGGAGAAAAACATCCCGGCCTGCCGGTGATCCTGTTCGGGCACTCGATGGGGGGGCTGATCGCGCTGAACACGGCCGTCAGCCACCCGAATGCTTTCGATGGGCTTTCGATCTGGAACTCAAACCTCAATCCCGGTGTCATGGGACGGATTGCGCAGGTCATCCTGCGGCTTGAAAAAATGCTCAAAGGTTCGGATGTACCGAGCGCGGTCCTGCCGAAAGCGACGTTCCGGACCTGGAATGCAAAAATGCCTGAAAAACGTACCCACGCCGATTGGCTGAGCCACGACAGGGCCGCTGTCGACGCCTATGTCGAAGATCCGCTCTGCCAGTTCGAGGCAAGCGTTTCTCTCTGGCAGGATGTTTTCGAGCTGTCCTACCGTGGCCCGAAACTGATGGAACGCCTGCCGAAAAACCTGCCGGTACTGCTTGTCAGCGGCGATCAGGATGCTGCGACCAACAATGGCCGGGAAATCGAATGGCTGGCGGAGCGTTTCAGGCAAGCGGGCTTCAATCGCATCGACATGACGATCTACAGGGGCATGCGCCACGAGACGTTGAACGAGATCGGTTGGGAAGCAGTGGCGGCGGACTTCGCAGCCTGGTGCAGAAAGACCATTTCCGTCTGA
- a CDS encoding thiamine pyrophosphate-binding protein, which translates to MKKTGGELIVDALKANGVSRVSCVPGESYLAVLDALYDSSIETIVCRQEGGAAMMADTWGRLTGQPGICMVTRGPGATNASAGLHIARQDSIPMILFIGQVQRDAREREAFQEVEYRRAFTEFAKWVGEIDDARRIPEFVTRAFAVATSGRPGPVVLTLPEDMLVEEVEAPAAKAYTPVENHPGPKQMAKFAELLGNAKRPMVIVGGTRWTEESVSKFKAFAERFKLPVGCSFRRQMLFDHLSPSYAGDVGIGINPALSKEIKEADLIVLLGSRLSEMPSSGYTMLDIPYPSQTLVHVFPEAEELGRIYRPDLGICASTTDFVDALDTLEAPSNPVWADRTAAMHDAYLKWSSPPKTGPGPVQMGPIMDWIEANVAEDAIFTNGAGNYATWLHRFHRFRRFNTQSAPTSGSMGYGLPAAVAAKHLFPEREVVCFAGDGCFMMHGQEFITAVRYGLPIITVLVNNGTYGTIRMHQEREYPGRVSATDLVNPDFVAFAKAYGGHGELVAKRDDFGPAYERARASGKPAIIEVKLDAEAITPARTLTQIRNRT; encoded by the coding sequence ATGAAGAAAACGGGTGGAGAATTGATTGTCGATGCGTTGAAGGCCAACGGGGTCTCGCGCGTCTCGTGCGTTCCGGGCGAAAGTTATCTGGCGGTTCTGGATGCGCTTTACGATAGCAGCATTGAGACCATCGTTTGCCGTCAGGAAGGCGGAGCTGCGATGATGGCCGATACCTGGGGTCGCCTGACCGGACAGCCCGGCATCTGCATGGTGACACGTGGTCCCGGCGCGACCAACGCTTCGGCGGGCCTCCACATCGCCCGTCAGGATTCCATTCCGATGATCCTGTTCATTGGCCAGGTCCAGCGCGACGCACGCGAACGCGAAGCTTTTCAGGAAGTGGAATATCGCCGCGCCTTCACCGAATTCGCCAAATGGGTGGGTGAGATCGATGATGCCCGTCGCATTCCCGAATTTGTCACCCGCGCCTTTGCCGTTGCCACGTCCGGACGGCCCGGTCCGGTGGTGTTGACGCTTCCCGAAGACATGCTGGTGGAAGAAGTAGAGGCCCCGGCAGCCAAAGCCTACACGCCGGTCGAAAATCATCCCGGCCCGAAACAGATGGCAAAATTTGCCGAACTGCTTGGTAACGCCAAGCGTCCGATGGTGATCGTTGGCGGCACACGCTGGACGGAAGAAAGCGTTTCTAAATTCAAGGCGTTTGCGGAGCGCTTCAAACTCCCGGTCGGCTGCTCGTTCCGTCGCCAGATGCTGTTCGACCATCTCAGCCCCTCCTATGCGGGCGATGTCGGCATCGGCATAAATCCCGCGTTGTCGAAGGAAATCAAGGAGGCCGACCTTATCGTGCTTCTCGGCAGCCGGCTGTCTGAAATGCCCTCCTCCGGTTACACCATGCTGGATATCCCCTATCCTTCGCAGACGCTTGTGCACGTCTTCCCGGAAGCGGAAGAGCTCGGCCGCATCTATCGCCCCGATCTCGGCATCTGCGCTTCAACGACTGATTTTGTCGATGCGCTCGATACACTGGAAGCGCCGTCCAACCCTGTCTGGGCAGATCGCACCGCGGCGATGCACGACGCCTATCTGAAATGGTCGAGCCCGCCCAAAACCGGTCCCGGCCCGGTGCAGATGGGTCCGATCATGGACTGGATCGAGGCCAACGTTGCCGAAGATGCAATCTTCACGAATGGCGCTGGCAATTATGCCACCTGGCTGCATCGCTTCCACCGTTTCCGCCGCTTCAACACGCAATCAGCGCCAACCTCCGGATCGATGGGTTACGGTCTGCCGGCAGCGGTCGCCGCCAAACACCTGTTTCCGGAACGCGAAGTGGTCTGCTTTGCCGGTGACGGCTGCTTCATGATGCACGGACAGGAGTTTATAACCGCTGTCAGATATGGGTTGCCGATCATCACCGTGCTGGTGAACAACGGCACCTACGGCACCATCCGTATGCATCAGGAGCGGGAATATCCCGGTCGCGTCAGCGCAACCGATCTCGTCAACCCGGATTTCGTCGCCTTCGCCAAGGCCTACGGCGGCCATGGAGAACTGGTGGCGAAGAGAGACGATTTCGGCCCCGCTTATGAGCGGGCCCGTGCCAGTGGCAAACCGGCGATCATCGAAGTCAAACTCGACGCCGAAGCCATTACCCCTGCCCGGACGCTGACACAGATTCGCAACCGGACTTGA